A region of Microtus ochrogaster isolate Prairie Vole_2 linkage group LG1, MicOch1.0, whole genome shotgun sequence DNA encodes the following proteins:
- the Dspp gene encoding dentin sialophosphoprotein, producing MKMKIIIYICIWAAAWAIPLPQIIPLEKHVVEKSVNVSFLAHSGTPAQDELHVNNTTKDSSDPPNDSELGRQVYTKDTYKREGNGSESTDVGGTNSSTQTILANEPGSTAYENEDIETYGHDEIHAKGENSTANDIRGQASVTENAGEAKEGSVNGQSDQGKKIGGAGDVSPDGDPTTVQGNGPQEVGSKNNTNHEVGTHVDGVAMDETTPQREGEGGGNKGVEVTASTEGEAGLDNSGGSPSGNGENGDEDMGSGDDEAAETGGGKGGHDDSEGREEQSHQRKDDNRGQSSVSGEDGDSKEKEGSPNGCGADDNTSSEEKKNIEEGNGSQALQGNQKLSHKGNRDPEGGITCQSETCPLWKSQDQGTETEGPSTGNKSNITKESGKLGDNKGNNGHQGMEEDKRNSPRQGQSGQPQGPAEKSDAHNKMGHSKLGSGSNSNVHDSYEFDDESMQGDDPNSSDESNGSDDADSESENESGGHGDASHDSEDSSDNGNGSDSNGDDDRSDETSDADDGDSDSDGNSESNDEDESESSDNDNGSDSESKSGSSDSXXSSDSSSDSSDSSSDSSDSSSDSSDSSDSSSDSSDSSDSSDSSDSSDSSDSSDSSDSSSDSSDSSSDSSDSSDSSDSSGSSSDSSDSSDSSDSSDSSDSSDSSDSSDSSDSXXSSDSSDSSDSSDSSSDSSDSSSDSSDDSNSDSGKSSNGSDSQDSTSDSSDDSDNKAGNDQNESDSDSDSEGSDSNHSTSDD from the exons atgaaaatgaagataattatatatatttgcatttggGCAGCTGCATGGGCCATTCCA CTTCCTCAAATCATACCATTGGAAAAACACGTTGTTGAAAAATCCGTGAATGTATCATTTTTAGCACACTCAGGAACTCCAGCACAG GATGAGTTACATGTCAATAACACCACTAAAGACAGCAGTGACCCCCCTAATGACAGTGAACTAGGAAGACAAGTGTATACCAAGGACACTTACAAAAGAGAAGGGAATGGTTCTGAGTCAACAGACGTAGGAGGGACGAATTCTTCTACACAGACCATTTTAGCAAATGAACCGGGGAGCACTGCATATGAAAATGAAGACATAGAAACATATGGTCATGATGAGATACACGCAAAAGGAGAGAACAGCACAGCCAATGACATCAGGGGCCAAGCAAGCGTCACTGAAAATGCGGGAGAAGCAAAGGAGGGTAGTGTGAATGGGCAATCTGATCAGGGTAAAAAAATCGGGGGTGCTGGTGATGTGAGTCCGGATGGAGATCCCACCACTGTCCAGGGAAATGGACCTCAAGAAGTTGGCAGCAAGAATAATACAAACCATGAGGTTGGAACACATGTGGATGGGGTTGCTATGGACGAAACCACGCctcagagagaaggggagggaggtgggaacaAGGGGGTTGAGGTAACAGCAAGCACTGAGGGAGAGGCTGGTTTGGATAATTCTGGTGGCAGTCCCAGTGGGAACGGGGAGAATGGGGATGAGGACATGGGCTCTGGTGATGATGAGGCTGCAGAAACAGGAGGTGGAAAGGGAGGCCATGATGACAGCGAGGGCCGGGAGGAGCAGTCTCATCAGCGGAAAGATGACAACAGAGGTCAGAGTTCAGTTAGTGGTGAAGATGGTGActctaaagagaaagaaggctCCCCAAATGGATGTGGAGCAGATGACAACACCAGCAGCGAGGAGAAGAAGAACATTGAAGAAGGCAATGGCAGCCAAGCATTGCAGGGAAACCAGAAGCTCAGTCACAAAGGCAACAGAGATCCAGAAGGTGGAATCACCTGCCAGTCAGAAACATGTCCTCTGTGGAAGAGTCAAGACCAG GGAACAGAAACTGAAGGTCCCAGCACAGGCAACAAAAGTAACATTACCAAAGAATCTGGGAAACTCGGGGACAATAAAGGCAACAATGGACACCAGGGAATGGAGGAGGACAAGAGGAATAGCCCAAGGCAAGGGCAGTCTGGCCAGCCTCAAGGGCCTGCTGAGAAGTCAGACGCCCACAACAAGATGGGACACAGCAAGCTAGGTAGTGGCAGCAACAGCAATGTGCACGACAGCTACGAGTTTGATGATGAGTCCATGCAAGGAGATGATCCCAACAGCAGCGACGAGTCAAATGGAAGTGATGATGCTGACTCGGAGAGTGAGAACGAGAGTGGCGGCCACGGAGATGCTTCTCATGACTCTGAGGACTCAAGTGATAACGGCAATGGCAGTGACTCAAATGGGGATGATGACAGGAGTGACGAAACATCTGATGCTGATGATGGCGATAGTGACAGTGATGGTAACAGCGAGAGCAATGACGAGGATGAGTCAGAAAGCAGTGACAATGACAACGGCAGTGACAGTGAGAGCAAATCAGGCAGCAGTGACAGC NNNNNNAGCAGTGACAGCAGCAGTGACAGCAGTGACAGCAGCAGTGACAGCAGTGACAGCAGCAGTGACAGCAGTGACAGCAGTGACAGCAGCAGTGATAGCAGTGACAGCAGTGATAGCAGTGACAGCAGTGATAGCAGTGATAGCAGTGACAGCAGTGATAGCAGTGACAGCAGCAGTGATAGCAGTGACAGCAGTAGTGACAGCAGTGACAGCAGTGACAGCAGTgacagcagtggcagcagcagtgaTAGCAGTGACAGCAGTGATAGCAGTGACAGCAGTGACAGCAGTGATAGCAGTGATAGCAGTGACAGCAGTGACAGCAGTGATAGC NNNNNNAGCAGTGACAGCAGTGACAGCAGTGACAGCAGTGACAGCAGCAGTGATAGCAGTGACAGCAGCAGTGACAGCAGTGACGATAGCAACAGTGACAGTGGCAAGAGCAGCAATGGCAGTGACAGCCAGGATAGCACATCTGACAGCAGTGATGATAGTGATAACAAGGCTGGTAATGATCAGAATGAAAGTGACAGTGACAGTGATAGTGAAGGCAGTGACAGCAACCATTCAACCAGCGATGATTAG